In the genome of Salana multivorans, the window CGATCGTCCAGCGCGTCGGGCGACGCGCCCATCGCGACGAGCAGCCGCGCCGTCGCGACGTGATCCTCAGCGGCCGCGAGCAGCAGGGCGGTGCGGCCCTGCGCGTCGCGCGCCTCCGGGTCCGCACCAGCCCGCAGTGCGAGTGCCACGCCGTCGGCGTCGCCGCTCGCCGCCGCGGCGAGGAGCTCGGCGTCCGGTCGCGCGATCTCGCCGGCGTCGGCCGCGCGTAGCAGGACTCGCTCCAGCCCGTCGTAGCCCCGCTCGCCGGCCATCTGGAGCGGGGTGAGCCGCTCGCTCCCCGACGGCCGGTCGAGCTCCACCCCACCCGCGATGAGGACGCGCAGGGTCGCGGCGTAGTCGTCCGTGTCCTGGCCGAGCCAGACCGCCTCGTGGATCGCCTGGTAGCCGATGCGGTTCACGTGGTCGCGATCGATGTCCGCGCGGAGCAGCTCGCCGACGACGAGGTCGTGGCCCCGCTCGGCCGCGCGGATCAGTCCGGTGCCGTTCCAGCTGTCCCTGTCGTCGACCTGGGCGCCGTTCGCCAGCGTGAGCCGGAGCAGCTCGAGGTACCCCTCGCTCGTGGCGATCAGGTAGGCGGACTGCTGCGTCGAGTCCGTGGCGTTGACGTCGGCTCCCAGCTCGACGAGCTCGCGGGCGCGCGGGACGTCGTTCGCCCAGGCGGCCTCGCGCAGCCGCTGGTCGAGCAGGTCCTGCGTCGCGGCGGCCTCGGCGCTGGGGCCGGACTCGTGGGGTGCTGGCATGACGCTCCTCGGGGCGCTGGGAGACGGTGAGTCGTCCGGTCCACCCACGCACGAGGCGAGACTCGACGCCGCGGCGACGGCGACGAGGGCGACGAGCATGCGGGGGCGCTTCACGGCTGGCTCCGTTCCGACGGTTTGGTATACCAACCATAGTCGCGCGGGTCGGAGCCGCTCCCGCCTCGGTCGGTCGCCGGGGCTCGATGGCGGCTCGACGGCGGCTCGACAGGGCGGACGAGGAGAGGCGGACCGGCCGCCCTCGCCGCGTCGGGCTCGCGAGGGCGAGCGCGGGCGGGGCCGTCACCCTCACGGACACGTGGGCGCGCTACGGCGACTGGTCCGCGCCGTGAGCGCCGGCCGGTCGTCGTCGGTGCGGCACGGCGCGTTCGACACGTCCGGCCGGGCTCGCGGAGCAGGTTGGACGTGAGCGGCGGGTCGTGCACGGGCTGAGCGTCTCGACCCGCACGACGGGGTCGTCCGCTACCGGTTCCCGGTCGCCGATGGCCCTCGTCCCCCGGTGCGGGACCCGGACCGAGGCCCCTCGACGAGGCGGGCGAGGTTGTCGAGGGCCATCCGGGTGCCGGCCTCGTTGTCTGCCGCGGGGATGACGTCGGGGATGCCCTCGTGCCGGATCGTGACGTCCGTCCCGCCGTCCGCGTCGGTGAGGGTCGTCGTCATGGTCATCGTGCCCCGGAGGCTCGCGTCGTCGGACTCGAACTCCGCGGTCTCGACCACCATCTTGTCGGGCACGAGCCTGACGAAGGTCCCGTGGTAGGTGTCGGTCCCGGCGTCCGTCTTGCCGGCGCCGTCCGCCGCGTCGTAGCTGAGCGAGATGCGGAACCGGCCACCCTCGCGGGCGTCGAGCTCGTGCACCCGTCCGGTCATGCCGTCCGGGACCCGCCAGGTCGCGATCGCGACCGGATCGATCAGCGCCCGGTAGACCGCGGTGCGTGGTGCCCGCAGGTGCCGGGTGACGGTCGTGGCGTACATCGGCGTGCGGTCAGCTCTCCTCGACCGCCACCACCTCGGCGCTCCCGACGACGGCCGACGTCGGCGCCGCGGCGACGAGGGCCGCCTTCTTGCGCAGGTCGAGCGTGGTCGGCCCGTCACCGTCGGGGAAGAGGGCGGCGCGGTAGTAGCGCAGCTCGTCGATCGACTCCGCGATGTCGGCGAGCGCCCGGTGGCCCCCGTTCTTGCGCGGCGAGGCGAAGTAGGCGCGCGGGTACCAGCGGCGCGCGAGCTCCTTGATCGACGACACGTCGATGACCCGGTAGTGCAGGTGCGCGATGAGCTCGGGCATCTCGCGCTCGAGGAAGACCTTGTCGGTCCCGATCGAGTTGCCGGCGAGCGGCGCCTTGCGCGCCTCGGGCACGTACTGCTTGACGTAGGTCATGACGCGCTCGCGCGCCTCCTCCATCGAGATGCCGTCGGCCAGCTCGTCGATGAGGCCGGACGTCGTGTGCATCTCCCGGACGACGTCGTTCATCCGCTCGACCACACCGGGCGGGGGAGCGATGACGAGGTCGATCCCGTCGCCGAGCGGCGTGAGGTCGGAGTCGGTCACGATGACCGCGACCTCGACGAGCGCGTCGTTCTTCGAGTCCAGGCCCGTCATCTCGCAGTCGATCCAGACGATGGGGTCGACGTCGGTCGCGTGGTGCGTTGTCACCCCGCCACCCTAGTCAGGCCGTCGGACGGGCGCGTCCGGCCCGGGTCGCCGACGGCCGCGGGCGCCGACCGGCTCAGACCGCGTTGCTGTCGTTCTTCGGGTCGGCGCCGAACGCGACCTCGCGCAGGATCGCGGACGCGAACCGGTCCAGCGACCCCGGCCCGAGGGGCGTGTACAGCGCCGGCTCGATGAGCTCGAGCTCCATGAGCAGCGGCTCCTGGTCGCCGCGCACCACGAGGTCGATCCGGGCGTAGAGCAACGGCCGGGACTGCAGCGACCGACCCGGGATGAGCTTGCGCACGGTCGTGAGGATCTCGCTGGCCGTCCGGATCTCGAGCTCCGACGGCTGCCACGGCTGCATCGTCTCCCGCGTGTAGACGCTCTCGTCGGCCGACTCCTCGCCCACGAGCATCGCGCCCTTGTGGATCGCGTGGGAGTACTCGCCGTGGAGGAACACGAGCGAGCTCTCGCCGAACGTGTCGATCTCGGGCATGTAGCGCTGGACGAGGACGGTGCGGTGCTCGTTCAGCAGCCGGTGCGCGTGGGCGATCGCCATCCGCCGCGAGTCGGCGTCGGTCGACGTGTATCGCCCGGTGTCAGCCGACCCGGCCGAGATGGCCGGCTTGACCACGAAGTCCTCGCGGGCGGGGAACCGGTTGTGCAGGTCGCGCTTGGCGTAGGTGCGGGTCGGCTCCAGCCAGAGCGTCTCGACGACCGGCAGCCCGGCCTCGGCCAGCGCCGCGAGGTAGTGCTTGTCGCTGTTCCACCGCACGACGTTGAGCGGGTTGCGCAGCGTCGGCACCGTCGCGGCCCAGGCGAGGAAGGCGTCGCGGCGCTCGGAGTAGTCCCAGACCGAGCGCAGCACGACGAGGTCGAACGACGACCAGTCGACACCGTCGTCCTCCCACACCTCGATCGAGGCGGTCGCGCCGCGCTCGGCGAGCGCGACGAGAAGGGCGCGGTCCTCGGGCTCGCCCTCGGGCAGGTCGGCGCTCGTGACGAGTGCGATGCGGGGCGTGGGTGCGACGGTGCTCACCGGCCCACCGTAACGGCTCCGCGTCGCCTCGCGCGTCCGGCCCGGTCGCCGCCGCGACCGGGAACACGACAAGGGCCCCGGTTCGCGTCTCCGCGAGCCGGGGCCCTGCTGTACACCCCCTGGGACTCGAACCCAGAACCCACTGATTAAGAGTCAGTTGCTCTGCCAATTGAGCTAGAGGTGCTCGTGAACTTCCGGGTGACCGGCGCGCTCAACGGAGAATTACTCTAGCACGAGAGAGGCTGTGAGTGTGAATCGAGAGCGTCCCGGCGGCCGTGCCGTCTATGAGATCGGCCACCCCGTCGTCCTGGCCCACCGTGGTGGGCTCGCCGAGCTCCCCGAGAACTCGCGGGAGGCCTTCGACCGGATGGTCGACCTCGGCGTCGGCGTCCTCGAGACGGACGTGCGGCACACCCTCGACGGCTACCCCGTCCTCGCCCACGACGAGACGCTGTCGCGGCTCTACGGCGACCCGCGCAACGTCTCCTCCGTCCCGTGGGACGAGCTGTCCGAGATGCGCGACACCGACGGCGCCGCGCCCATGCTGCTGCGCGACCTGCTCGAGAGCTACCCGCGGCTCGTCGTCAACATCGACGCCAAGACGGACGAGGTCGTGGCGCCCCTGCTGCGCGACGTCCGCGAGGCCGGAGCGACGCGCCGCGTCTGCCTCACCGCGTTCTCCGCGCGTCGCGTCGCCACGATGGCCCGGGTGACCCAGGAGAAGGCGATGATCGGCGTCGGGATGGCGGACGTCGCCCGCCTGCTCGCCTGGACCCACCTGCCCGGACGGGCGGCGGTGCTCGCGTCCGTCGGGCGCTACGCCGGCTCGCCGCGCGCCATCCAGGTCCCGCTGACCTTCCGCGGGATCCCGGTCGTGACGGCGAAGTTCGTCGACGCCGCCCACTCCGCCGGGCACGTCGTCCACGTCTGGACGGTCAACGACCCCGCCGAGATGCACCGGCTGCTCGACCTGGGGATCGACGGCATCGTGACCGACGTGCCGACGCTCGCGACGCGGGTCTGGGCCGAGCGCGGGCTGGCGCCGGCGTAGCCGGTTCGGCGCTCACCCCTCGGCGTCGGCGTGCGCCCCGCTCACGTGCTCGCGCGCGTGGGCGACGGCGTCCTCCAGCGTGTCGAACCGGTGCGCCGCGTACCGCAGCGACCCGATCATCCCGGACCGGTCCGCGACGACGACGTGCTCGGGCCGCAGGCCCTTGATGAGCACCGTGACGCCGCGCGCCTCGAGCTGCGTCACCACCTCGCCGAGGCGTCTCGCGCCCGTCGGGTCCATCAGACCCAGCGCCGAGAGCCGGAGCACGACGACGACCGCGCGGGAGTCGGCGATGTCGTCCATGATCCGGTCGGCGGCGCCGAAGAACAGCGAGCCCGACACGGTGAGCAGCGCGATCTGCTCGTCGCCCGGCCGCGCCGGTCCCGGAAGCTGCTCGCGCCGGACGCTCGTCGTCCGCGACAGCGTGCGCAGCGCGAAGAACGCCGCCAGCGCCACGCCGACCTCGACGGCCGTGATGAGGTCGAGGAACACCGTGCACGCGATGGTGACGACGAACGTCGCGGCCGCGCTCCGGCTCACTCGCAGCAGCGCCCGGACCTCGGCCGGCCGGACCATGTGGAGCGTGGTCGAGATGAGCACCCCGGCCAGTGCCGAGAGCGGGATCGCGCCCGCGAGCCCCGCGCCGACGGCGATGACGGCGGCGAGCAGCACGGCGTGCGTGACGGAGGCGAGCCGGGACCGTGCCCCGGCCCGGACGTTGACGGCGGTGCGCGCGATCGCGCCGGTCGCCGGCATCCCGCCGAACAGCCCGGACGCGATGGACGCGAGCCCCTGGCCGACGACCTCGCGGTCCGGCAGCACGCGCCCGGTGCGCGGGTCCATCCCGGCCGCGACCCGCGCCGAGAGCAGCGACTCGATCGCCGCCAGCGCCGCGACCGCGAGCGCCGGGCCGACGAGCGGCTGCAGTGCGCCGAGGTCGACGGCCGGTAGCTGCGGTGCGGGCAGCGTCGAGGGCAGGGCGCCGATCCGCGCGATGTCGAGGCCGGCGAGCTGGGCGACCGCGGTCGCGAGCACGACGGCGACGAGCGCCCCGGGCACGCGGGGGAGCCAGCGGCGCAGCGCCTCGACGAGCGCGACGACGGCCACGGTCACGGCGAGCGGCTGCCACGCCCGCGACCAGTCGGCCCCCCGCGCGACGTCGACGGCGGCGGCCAGGGGACGAGCCCCGTGGTCGGCGTGCCCGTCGAGCGCGAGGGGCACCTGCTGCAGGGCGATGATGATCGCGATCCCCGCCGTGAACCCCTCGATCACCGGCCACGGGATGTAGACGACGACCCGGCCGAGCCGCAGGAGGCCGGCGGCCACGAGCACGAGGCCCGCCATGATGGAGATGACGACGACGGCGCCGGCGCCGTGGCTCGCGACGATGGGCGCGAGGATGACCGCCATGGCACCGGTCGGCCCCGACACCTGGACGTTGGAGCCGCCGAACACGGCCGCGACGAGGCCGGCGACGATCGCCGTGACGATCCCGGCGGAGGCGTCGAGCCCGGAGGAGATGCCGAACGCGAGCGCGAGCGGCAGCGCGACGACGCCGACCGTGACGCCGGCGAGCAGGTCGCCGCGCCAGTGGCGGCGGACGGGGCGCAGGTCGGCCGGCCCGGGCAGGAGGCCCGCGAGGTGCCGGGTGACCCGGCGCGCCCGCGCGGGGGTGGTGGGCGACGCCGGTCGCGTCTGGGTCGGGGCGGACATCACGACGCGGGCGCGATGCGCGGCAGGGCCTCGGCGGCGGCGAGCTGGTCGGAGCCGCGGGCGAGGGAGTCGAGGAGGAAGGTGCGCGCCGCCGTGAGGAGGTCGACCACCGCCGGGTGCGCCGTGCGGTAGTAGACGTGCGATCCGGCGCGCCGGGACTCGACGACACCGTGGCGCTTGAGCACGGCGAGGTGGCCGGACAGGTGCGAGGGGCTGACGGCGAGGTCGGCGAGCAGGTCGGCGACGCTGACCTCACCGGTCGAGGCGACGAGCAGCTCCAGCACCCGGATCCGGACGGGGTGGGCGAGCGCGCGGAACAGGTTGGCCTTGATCTCGTAGAGCGGGGCCTGCGTGGGGTTCACGGTTTCACAATATCGTGAAATCGAGGCGGGTCCGGCCTCGGCCCCCGGGTCGTGACGCCGCGTCACCGGGCACGGCCCGGACGGCGTGACCCGGGTCGAAGGTCCCGGTTTCAGTGTGGGATAGATCACAGGACCTACTAGATCTAGTGTCGGCGCGTCGTTGTCACCACATCATCTTGTGGTCGGCGTAGATTTGTTGGCGAGACGTTCGCGTCCCGGGACGCCGGGGCGCCCACCCGATCACCAGCACCGACCCGACCCGAACCCAGGAGTGAGAGACATGCCCACCGTCGACGCAGCCGCCACCATCGAGGAGTACCTGGAGCGCTCGGACTGGCGCGTCAACGCCAACGCCAACCAGGGGTTCTCGCTCGGCGGGATGATCCTCAACTCCTCCGGCAAGGTCGTCGCGAACTACTGGCTCGAGCGGGTCTACGCCCCCGAGGCCGGCCTCGCCCACCGCGAGGGAGCCATCCACATCCACGACCTCGACATGCTCTCGGGCTACTGCGCCGGCTGGAGCCTGCGCACGCTGGTGGAGGAGGGGTTCGGCGGTGTCGCCGGGGCCATCGCCTCGCGCCCGCCGAAGCACCTGTCGAGCGCGTGCGGCCAGATCGTCAACTTCCTCGGCACGCTGCAGAACGAGTGGGCGGGCGCGCAGGCGTTCAGCTCGTTCGACACCTACCTCGCGCCCTTCGTCCGCCTGGACGACATGGCCTACGAGGACGTCCTGCAGTGCCTCCAGGAGATGATCCACAACCTCAACGTCCCGTCCCGGTGGGGGACGCAGACCCCGTTCACCAACCTCACGTTCGACTGGAACCCGCCCGCCGACCTCGCCGACCAGCGTCCGCTCATCGGCGGCGAGGTCATGGACTTCACCTACGGCGAGCTGCAGGCGGAGATGGACCTCATCAACCGCGCCTACATCGAGGTGATGACGGAGGGCGACGCCGACGGCCGCGTCTTCACCTTCCCGATCCCCACCTACAACATCACCCGCGACTTCGACTGGGACGGCGAGAACGCCGCTCGGCTGTGGGCCATGACGGCGAAGTACGGGCTGCCGTACTTCCAGAACTTCATCAACTCGGAGCTCGACCCCGGCATGATCCGCTCGATGTGCTGCCGCCTCCAGCTCGACCTGCGCGAGCTCCTCAAGCGGGGCAACGGCCTGTTCGGCTCGGCCGAGCAGACGGGCTCGATCGGCGTCGTGACGGTCAACACCGCGCGGCTGGGCTACCTGTTCGCCTCCGACGAGGCCGGGCTCCTCGCCGAGCTGGACCGCCTGCTGGAGATCGGCCGGGACAGCCTCGAGGTCAAGCGGGTGTTCGTCCAGGGCCTCATCGACGGCGGCCTCTACCCGTGGACCCGCCGCTACCTCGGCACGCTCGAGAACCACTTCTCGACGCTCGGCGTGAACGGCATGAACGAGATGGTGCGCAACTTCTACCTCGGCGAGAAGGACCTGACCGACCCCGAGGGCCGGGAGCTCGTCCTGCGCGTCCTCGACCACGTCCGCGCGCGGCTCGTGGAGTTCCAGGAGCAGACCGGGCACCTGTACAACCTCGAGGCGACGCCGGCCGAGGGCGCGACGTACCGGTTCGCGAAGGAGGACCGCAAGCGGTTCCCCGGCATCCTCCAGGCCGGCACCGACGCCAACCCGTACTACACGAACTCCTCCCAGCTCCCCGTCGACCACACGACCGACCCGTTCCACGCGCTCGAGCTCCAGGACGAGCTGCAGCGCAAGTACACGGGCGGCACGGTCCTGCACCTCTACCTCGGCGAGCAGGTCAGCTCCGCCGATGCGTGCAAGGAGCTGGTGCGCCGGTCGCTCACGCGGTTCGCGCTGCCCTACCTCACGGTGACGCCGACGTTCTCCATCTGCCCGACGCACGGCTACCTCGCCGGCGAGCAGCTCGTCTGCCCGACCTGCCAGGCGCACGGCAAGGAGGTCCAGTGCGAGGTCTGGACGCGCGTCATGGGCTACCACCGGCCGGTGCAGTCGTTCAACATCGGCAAGAAGGGCGAGTACGAGGAGCGCACGCCCTTCCGCGAGCCCGCCTTCGCGTGAGGTCCGCGCGATGACCGTCCCCGTCGACGCCTCCGTTGGCCCGGCTCCCGGTGCGCGTCCCGCGACGCGCGCCGGGCGGCCGGACGCGCGCGCGTCGCGACCGGTCGGGCGCGCGATGCCGGACGACGTGCTGCTCGACTCGCTCCAGATCGCCGGGCTCGTGCCGTTCTCGACGGTCGACTGGCCCGGCCGGCTCGTCGCGACCGCGTTCCTGCAGGGGTGCCCCTGGCAGTGCACGTACTGCCACAACCCGGACCTCCAGTCCTGCCTGGAGCCCGGGTCGGTGACCTGGGCCGAGGTCGCCGACCTGCTCGCGTCGCGCCGCGGGCTGCTCGACGCGCTCGTGCTCACCGGGGGCGAGCCGACACGTCAGCCCGGGGCGCTCGCGGCCGCGCGCTGGGCCAGGAGGAACGGGTTCGAGGTCGGGCTGCACACGGCCGGGCCCTACCCCTCTCGCCTGGCCGCGCTGCTGGACAACGTCGACTGGGTCGGGCTGGACGTCAAGGCGTCGGCCGCGCGGTACGACGGCGTCGTGGCCGCCCCGAACGCCGGTCGCAAGGCCGGCGAGTCGCTGCGGCTCGTCCTCGCGGCGGCCGAGCGCGGGCTCGGATACGAGGTGCGCACGACGGTCGCGCCGGGGATGGCCGTCGACACGCTGCGGCTCGCGCGCGAGCTGCGCGACGCCGGGGTCGCGACCTACGCGCTCCAGCAGGCGCGCGCCGAGGGCACGCTGCACCTGCGCGACGCGCACCCGCCGGGCTGGGACGAGGAGTTCGCCGGCCTGGTGGAGGACGTGCGCGCGCTGGGGTTCCCGGCGCTGCACGTCCGCTGACCGGCGCCGGCCGTCCGCTCCCCGCGGAACGGTCCGCCGCTCACCGCCGGAGCCCGGCGGAGACGTGCCGCTGACCTGCGGTGATGCGCGCGGGTCGGTCGGCGGACCCTCGGGCGCGGTGCTCGATCCGCGGGGAGCGGACCCCCGCGGCCGGTCGCCCGCTCGGGCCTCGTGTCAGGGGACGACCGCCACGGCCAGCAGGTGGGCGCTGAGCTCGAGGATCCCCGGGGTCGTCGCCGCGGCCTCGGCGAGCGTCGCGGCGGCGTCGGCGAGCCGCGGGTCGGCGTCCGCGATCGTCTCCAGGAACAGTCCGGCCGGACCCTCGACGCCGACGACCTCACGCACGGCGAGCCCCGCGTCCTCGACCTCCAGCCGCAGGTCGGCCTCGGTGTGGAAGTGGCCGGCCGGGAACCGGAGGTCCTCGGGCGGCGTCCCGTCCGCGAGGAGCCGGACCCACGCCTCCGGGAAGGGGACCGGCGTCGGGCGACCGAGCGAGACCGCCGCGAAGGCGACGAGCCGGGACAGGGCGGCCGCGACGACGACGCCGCCGGGGCGTGTCACCCGCCGCGCCTCGCGCAGCGCGCGCAGCCGGTCCTCGCGCCGGGCCAGGTGGTAGAGCGGCCCGAGCAGCAGCACCGCGTCGACGGCGCCGTCGGGACGGGCGAGGTCGCGCGCGTCGCCGAGGGACGCGGCGATGCCCGCCCGCCGGGCCGCGTCGACGTGACGGGGCACGGGATCGACGAGCTCGACGTCGTACCCGGCGGCGACGAGGGCCGCCGCGTGCCTCCCGGTCCCGCCACCGACGTCGAGGATGCGCCCGCCGGCCACATGGCGACGGATGAGGTCCTGGGTTCGGTCACGCTCCAACGGACCCTGCGCGGACCGCGTGGTGAGGCGGGCGTCCTCGTCGAACTGCTCGCCGTAGTAGGCCAAGATCCGGGCGTCGATCGCCGCCTGCTCCGGTGGTCCCAAGGCTCAGGGTCGGACCGCGGGCGCCGCGATGTCAAACGGTCGCGCGCGCGTGCCGGGGCGCCCCGGTCACCCGGGACGCCCCGCACGCGGCACGGCGGATCGCCGCCGACCCTCCCGCCGAGCCCTACCCGGCGGTGGTCCGGCGACGCGCGGTGAGCACGCCGCCCCCGCCGGCCACCAGCAGGAAGAGGGCGGCGGCGAGGACGCCGGTCGTCCCGGCTCCGGTCGACGCGAGGTCACCCGCGGCGGCCGCGCTCTCCCGGCCGGTCGCACGGGGCGACCCGGTCGACCCGCTCGACGTCGGCTCGCCCGAGGGCGTGGGCTCGCCCGACGGGGTCGGGTCCGTGGACGGCGTGGGCTCGACGGACGGCGTCGGGTCCGTCGACGGCGTCGGCTGGGGGTCGACCTCGTCGAGCACGACGACCGAGGCCGCCGCCTGACCGGGCTCGACCGAGACCACCTCGCCCTCGGAGCTGACCGTGACCCGCGAGCTCAGCGCGGCGGCGAGGTCGATCCGCTGCCAGCCGTCGGAGGTGGAGTCGAGCGGGTAGCCGGAGTCGATCTCGGTCGCCGCGAGCACCGCTCGGCGCTGGTCGTCGGAGAGCTCGGGGAACGCGGTCACCAGGAGCGCCTCGGCACCCGCGGGGACGACCGGTGCCTGACCCGCGGCACCCACCTGGTCGAAGCCGTAGGTCATCCGGGCGCGGTACGCCGCGAGCGCGGAGCCGCGGTCCGTGACGGGAGCCGTCGAGACGACGTCGGTGAAGGCGTTCGTGTAGCCGCGGTCGGCGGTGGCGCCGACGTCGTCGAGGCACTCGGCGAGCGTGGTGCCGTGGCCGTCGGCGGCGCACTCGGCCTCGAGGAACTGCGTCAGCTCCTCCCGCGCGGGCAGGACGGTGTTCGTGACGTACGCGGCGTCGCCGAGCCGCGCGGCGGCGTTGACGTGACCCGAGATGC includes:
- a CDS encoding ATP-grasp domain-containing protein; translated protein: MSTVAPTPRIALVTSADLPEGEPEDRALLVALAERGATASIEVWEDDGVDWSSFDLVVLRSVWDYSERRDAFLAWAATVPTLRNPLNVVRWNSDKHYLAALAEAGLPVVETLWLEPTRTYAKRDLHNRFPAREDFVVKPAISAGSADTGRYTSTDADSRRMAIAHAHRLLNEHRTVLVQRYMPEIDTFGESSLVFLHGEYSHAIHKGAMLVGEESADESVYTRETMQPWQPSELEIRTASEILTTVRKLIPGRSLQSRPLLYARIDLVVRGDQEPLLMELELIEPALYTPLGPGSLDRFASAILREVAFGADPKNDSNAV
- a CDS encoding phosphatase PAP2 family protein — translated: MSLVVRPRAPRPVPTILASGLVLGLGVGLASPALAAPDRHTTLLGEFATYWEASPYDQTSPETKAATAFRGQVTDAGVDILGENDRTLQAINAAGAVDPVQSKRALIDADLDWTQTFPDALGPVIGGYLADGLAAGALPRTQALYDALGYAMASTGDAKNVYNYPRPFLEDRSFGRPAALGGLATNLGIVQVAPWTDPETGLTHDGTYDLVLASFSQAFPSGHTAYAYGDGIVLAALLPELGPEIMTRASEAGLARNVLGVHYPLDVIGGRISGHVNAAARLGDAAYVTNTVLPAREELTQFLEAECAADGHGTTLAECLDDVGATADRGYTNAFTDVVSTAPVTDRGSALAAYRARMTYGFDQVGAAGQAPVVPAGAEALLVTAFPELSDDQRRAVLAATEIDSGYPLDSTSDGWQRIDLAAALSSRVTVSSEGEVVSVEPGQAAASVVVLDEVDPQPTPSTDPTPSVEPTPSTDPTPSGEPTPSGEPTSSGSTGSPRATGRESAAAAGDLASTGAGTTGVLAAALFLLVAGGGGVLTARRRTTAG
- a CDS encoding glycerophosphodiester phosphodiesterase family protein, with translation MSVNRERPGGRAVYEIGHPVVLAHRGGLAELPENSREAFDRMVDLGVGVLETDVRHTLDGYPVLAHDETLSRLYGDPRNVSSVPWDELSEMRDTDGAAPMLLRDLLESYPRLVVNIDAKTDEVVAPLLRDVREAGATRRVCLTAFSARRVATMARVTQEKAMIGVGMADVARLLAWTHLPGRAAVLASVGRYAGSPRAIQVPLTFRGIPVVTAKFVDAAHSAGHVVHVWTVNDPAEMHRLLDLGIDGIVTDVPTLATRVWAERGLAPA
- a CDS encoding class I SAM-dependent methyltransferase — protein: MGPPEQAAIDARILAYYGEQFDEDARLTTRSAQGPLERDRTQDLIRRHVAGGRILDVGGGTGRHAAALVAAGYDVELVDPVPRHVDAARRAGIAASLGDARDLARPDGAVDAVLLLGPLYHLARREDRLRALREARRVTRPGGVVVAAALSRLVAFAAVSLGRPTPVPFPEAWVRLLADGTPPEDLRFPAGHFHTEADLRLEVEDAGLAVREVVGVEGPAGLFLETIADADPRLADAAATLAEAAATTPGILELSAHLLAVAVVP
- a CDS encoding SRPBCC domain-containing protein, which produces MYATTVTRHLRAPRTAVYRALIDPVAIATWRVPDGMTGRVHELDAREGGRFRISLSYDAADGAGKTDAGTDTYHGTFVRLVPDKMVVETAEFESDDASLRGTMTMTTTLTDADGGTDVTIRHEGIPDVIPAADNEAGTRMALDNLARLVEGPRSGSRTGGRGPSATGNR
- a CDS encoding anaerobic ribonucleoside-triphosphate reductase activating protein, which gives rise to MTVPVDASVGPAPGARPATRAGRPDARASRPVGRAMPDDVLLDSLQIAGLVPFSTVDWPGRLVATAFLQGCPWQCTYCHNPDLQSCLEPGSVTWAEVADLLASRRGLLDALVLTGGEPTRQPGALAAARWARRNGFEVGLHTAGPYPSRLAALLDNVDWVGLDVKASAARYDGVVAAPNAGRKAGESLRLVLAAAERGLGYEVRTTVAPGMAVDTLRLARELRDAGVATYALQQARAEGTLHLRDAHPPGWDEEFAGLVEDVRALGFPALHVR
- a CDS encoding ankyrin repeat domain-containing protein; its protein translation is MPAPHESGPSAEAAATQDLLDQRLREAAWANDVPRARELVELGADVNATDSTQQSAYLIATSEGYLELLRLTLANGAQVDDRDSWNGTGLIRAAERGHDLVVGELLRADIDRDHVNRIGYQAIHEAVWLGQDTDDYAATLRVLIAGGVELDRPSGSERLTPLQMAGERGYDGLERVLLRAADAGEIARPDAELLAAAASGDADGVALALRAGADPEARDAQGRTALLLAAAEDHVATARLLVAMGASPDALDDRHDTPWLVTGVTGSVEMLETLLPADPDMSIRNRFGGIAVIPASERGHVDYVRRVVATGIDVDHVNDLGWTALLEAVILGDGGPDHQEIVRILLDAGADPSIADRDGVTALEHARERGYTEIAALLEAQDG
- the orn gene encoding oligoribonuclease, whose amino-acid sequence is MTGLDSKNDALVEVAVIVTDSDLTPLGDGIDLVIAPPPGVVERMNDVVREMHTTSGLIDELADGISMEEARERVMTYVKQYVPEARKAPLAGNSIGTDKVFLEREMPELIAHLHYRVIDVSSIKELARRWYPRAYFASPRKNGGHRALADIAESIDELRYYRAALFPDGDGPTTLDLRKKAALVAAAPTSAVVGSAEVVAVEES
- a CDS encoding SulP family inorganic anion transporter, translated to MSAPTQTRPASPTTPARARRVTRHLAGLLPGPADLRPVRRHWRGDLLAGVTVGVVALPLALAFGISSGLDASAGIVTAIVAGLVAAVFGGSNVQVSGPTGAMAVILAPIVASHGAGAVVVISIMAGLVLVAAGLLRLGRVVVYIPWPVIEGFTAGIAIIIALQQVPLALDGHADHGARPLAAAVDVARGADWSRAWQPLAVTVAVVALVEALRRWLPRVPGALVAVVLATAVAQLAGLDIARIGALPSTLPAPQLPAVDLGALQPLVGPALAVAALAAIESLLSARVAAGMDPRTGRVLPDREVVGQGLASIASGLFGGMPATGAIARTAVNVRAGARSRLASVTHAVLLAAVIAVGAGLAGAIPLSALAGVLISTTLHMVRPAEVRALLRVSRSAAATFVVTIACTVFLDLITAVEVGVALAAFFALRTLSRTTSVRREQLPGPARPGDEQIALLTVSGSLFFGAADRIMDDIADSRAVVVVLRLSALGLMDPTGARRLGEVVTQLEARGVTVLIKGLRPEHVVVADRSGMIGSLRYAAHRFDTLEDAVAHAREHVSGAHADAEG
- a CDS encoding ribonucleoside triphosphate reductase, which gives rise to MPTVDAAATIEEYLERSDWRVNANANQGFSLGGMILNSSGKVVANYWLERVYAPEAGLAHREGAIHIHDLDMLSGYCAGWSLRTLVEEGFGGVAGAIASRPPKHLSSACGQIVNFLGTLQNEWAGAQAFSSFDTYLAPFVRLDDMAYEDVLQCLQEMIHNLNVPSRWGTQTPFTNLTFDWNPPADLADQRPLIGGEVMDFTYGELQAEMDLINRAYIEVMTEGDADGRVFTFPIPTYNITRDFDWDGENAARLWAMTAKYGLPYFQNFINSELDPGMIRSMCCRLQLDLRELLKRGNGLFGSAEQTGSIGVVTVNTARLGYLFASDEAGLLAELDRLLEIGRDSLEVKRVFVQGLIDGGLYPWTRRYLGTLENHFSTLGVNGMNEMVRNFYLGEKDLTDPEGRELVLRVLDHVRARLVEFQEQTGHLYNLEATPAEGATYRFAKEDRKRFPGILQAGTDANPYYTNSSQLPVDHTTDPFHALELQDELQRKYTGGTVLHLYLGEQVSSADACKELVRRSLTRFALPYLTVTPTFSICPTHGYLAGEQLVCPTCQAHGKEVQCEVWTRVMGYHRPVQSFNIGKKGEYEERTPFREPAFA
- a CDS encoding ArsR/SmtB family transcription factor, coding for MNPTQAPLYEIKANLFRALAHPVRIRVLELLVASTGEVSVADLLADLAVSPSHLSGHLAVLKRHGVVESRRAGSHVYYRTAHPAVVDLLTAARTFLLDSLARGSDQLAAAEALPRIAPAS